One genomic region from Pseudochaenichthys georgianus chromosome 15, fPseGeo1.2, whole genome shotgun sequence encodes:
- the LOC117459934 gene encoding cone cGMP-specific 3',5'-cyclic phosphodiesterase subunit alpha'-like isoform X2: MADKDTVEKFLDNNPDFAKQYYGNKVQADVITAAFNNPVQVKEPSSYKDVSTIQESEFIFEIIKELKTNAPMEKTLHTILQRVALLIQADRCSYFGYRSRNGTSELSTILFDVTHNSSFEKNLVNPNVEIVFPTDMGIVGWTAHTKKPQNIADVKKNTHFNDFVDKQTKYTTKCMVTVPIVYEKEPIGVIMALNKQGADEFSKSDEELFNKYINFASVVVLQGHTSCMWDVESRRSQVLLWSASKVFEEFTDIERQFHKALYTVRTYIKCERYSVGLLDMTKEKEFFDEWAIKLGDQEPYKGPKTPDGREISFYKIIDYLLEGKEEIKVIPGPPADHWALVSGLPSYVAENGFICNMMNTQADDYFAFQKEAVDETGWKIKNVLSLPIVNKKEEIVGVATFFNKNDGKPFDENDEQITEALTQFLGWSTLNSDTYDKLNRTEWRKDITQEMLMYQTTATLDDVQLILNTQEKFGSAPEDCDQKEMYKLLRTNIPDAKKVELLEFRFSDFALSELELVKCGIRCFFELGVVEKFKVPAETLTRWMFTVQRGYRDVTYHNWRHGFNVGQTMFSLLLTGKLKKYYTDLDVFAMVAAGFCHDIDHRGTNNLYQTKSQSPLAKLHSSSVMERHHLEYSKTLMDNENLNIFQNLQKRQFETVQHLFEVCIIATDLALYFKKRTMFQKIVESVEGIPDEKDKINFVSTNPTRKEIIMAMMMTACDLSAITKPWEVQSKVALMVAAEFWEQGDLERTVLDQQPIPMMDRDHAEELPKMQCGFIDFVCSFVYKEFSRFHIEITPMFDGLNINRSQWRALADVHEAKTKAIKDEKKKLEGGDVQEAGKSKTC, translated from the exons ATGGCAGACAAGGACACTGTAGAGAAGTTTCTTGACAACAACCCTGATTTCGCTAAGCAGTACTACGGCAATAAAGTCCAGGCAGATGTGATTACTGCTGCCTTCAACAACCCTGTGCAGGTCAAAGAGCCATCCTCTTACAAGGATGTCAGCACCATCCAGGAGTCTGAGTTCATATTCGAGATTATAAAGGAGTTAAAGACAAACGCCCCGATGGAGAAAACTCTGCATACAATTCTCCAGAGGGTTGCTCTGCTGATCCAGGCGGATCGATGCAGCTACTTCGGCTACAGGTCTCGCAACGGAACATCTGAGCTGTCCACGATCCTCTTCGATGTGACTCATAATTCCTCATTTGAGAAAAATCTTGTGAATCCCAATGTAGAGATTGTTTTTCCCACCGACATGGGAATTGTTGGATGGACGGCTCACACCAAGAAGCCTCAGAACATTGCAGATGTTAAGAAG AACACTCATTTCAATGACTTTGTGGATAAACAGACCAAATACACCACCAAATGCATGGTTACTGTCCCCATTGTGTATGAAAAGGAGCCCATCGGTGTCATCATGGCACTCAACAAACAGGGTGCTGATGAATTTTCaaagagtgatgaggag CTCTTCAACAAATACATTAACTTTGCTAGTGTGGTCGTCCTCCAAGGTCACACTTCCTGCATGTGGGATGTAGAATCCAGGAGAAGTCAG GTGTTGCTGTGGTCAGCCAGCAAAGTGTTTGAAGAGTTTACAGATATCGAGAGGCAGTTTCACAAAGCTTTATACACAGTGAGGACATACATCAAGTGTGAGAGATACTCCGTGGGACTCCTGGACATGACCAAAGAAAAG GAATTCTTTGATGAGTGGGCAATAAAACTAGGGGACCAGGAGCCATACAAAGGCCCCAAGACACCTGACGGCAGA GAAATCAGCTTCTACAAGATTATTGACTACTTGCTGGAAGGCAAGGAGGAAATTAAAGTTATCCC CGGCCCCCCTGCGGACCACTGGGCTCTGGTCAGCGGCCTCCCATCATATGTGGCTGAGAACGGATTT ATCTGCAACATGATGAACACTCAAGCAGACGATTACTTTGCATTTCAG AAAGAAGCGGTGGATGAGACTGGATGGAAGATTAAGAACGTCCTGTCCCTGCCCATCGTCAACAAAAAGGAAGAAATTGTTGGAGTTGCCACTTTCTTCAACAAAAATGATGGCAAACCATTTGACGAGAATGATGAACAAATTACAGAA GCTCTTACCCAGTTCCTTGGCTGGTCCACTCTGAATAGCGACACATACGACAAACTGAACAGGACCGAGTGGAGGAAGGATATTACCCAGGAAATGCTCATGTACCAGACAACAGCCACACTTGATGACGTGCAGCTCATTCTG AACACTCAAGAGAAGTTTGGCTCTGCACCAGAGGACTGTGACCAGAAGGAGATGTACAAACTGTTG AGAACCAACATCCCCGATGCCAAGAAGGTGGAGCTGCTCGAGTTCCGATTCAGTGACTTCGCTTTGTCAGAGCTGGAGCTCGTAAAGTGCGGCATCCGCTGCTTCTTCGAGCTCGGGGTGGTGGAGAAGTTCAAGGTCCCAGCCGAG aCCCTGACACGATGGATGTTCACTGTTCAGAGGGGATACCGTGACGTCACCTACCACAACTGGAGGCACGGTTTCAACGTTGGACAAACCATGTTCTCTCTGCTTCTA ACAGGTAAACTGAAGAAGTATTACACCGATCTTGATGTCTTTGCCATGGTCGCTGCTGGATTCTGCCACGATATTGACCACAGAGGAACCAACAATCTGTACCAGACAAA GAGTCAGTCCCCACTGGCGAAACTGCACAGCTCCTCAGTAATGGAGCGGCATCATCTTGAGTACAGTAAGACCCTGATGGATAATGAG AACCTGAACATCTTCCAAAACCTTCAGAAGCGTCAGTTTGAAACAGTGCAGCATCTCTTTGAAGTCTGCATTATTGCCACTGATCTCGCCCTCTATTTCAA GAAGAGAACAATGTTCCAGAAAATCGTTGAATCTGTGGAGGGGATTCCAGACGAGAAAGACAAGATCAACTTCGTCTCCACCAATCCAACCAGGAAGGAAATTATCAT GGCAATGATGATGACGGCTTGTGACCTGTCAGCCATTACAAAGCCATGGGAGGTTCAGAGCAAG GTCGCTCTAATGGTGGCAGCAGAGTTTTGGGAGCAGGGCGACTTGGAGAGGACTGTCCTTGATCAGCAGCCTATT CCAATGATGGACAGAGATCACGCTGAGGAGCTACCCAAGATGCAATGTGGTTTCATTGACTTTGTCTGCTCCTTTGTGTACAAG GAGTTTTCTCGCTTTCACATAGAGATCACTCCGATGTTCGATGGGCTGAATATAAACAGAAGCCAGTGGAGAGCTCTCGCAGACGTCCACGAGGCCAAAACGAAAGCTATCAAAGACGAAAAGAAGAAGCTGGAGGGTGGAG ATGTTCAAGAGGCCGGGAAGTCAAAGACATGCTAG
- the LOC117459583 gene encoding free fatty acid receptor 4-like: MDTHHHTHFLHLRNLSYFSFFSGGENIDHVATIFETLVITAVFLVSVAANVGAAALLTWERRHLANKTILTLNLFVADLLFVSMIPLIVAVRWTVSWTLGFTACHIVLYVICMSGCVTITTLASISVERVLAILQLQAVPTLNRRMVSATLFFIWAFSALACIPLSLFFTVINVDFPRQKREHICTLKWPDTTAEIVFNVTFVALCFLLPGVIIVVSYSKILQIYKRSKLRLRHRDSQPQVGDSVEYNVSRKDMRLFRTLLVLVLSFLIMWSPIFITTSLILARNFLGHLEVSSTMFFWVVTFTLANSALNPILYSVFQFKNRCRRFCYRSVVSPLRKVLRGSGRTQEMHQ, translated from the exons ATGGATACTCACCATCACACTCACTTTCTCCATCTAAGAAACCTAAGTTATTTTTCCTTCTTTTCCGGGGGGGAAAACATAGATCATGTCGCCACTATTTTTGAGACCCTGGTTATCACCGCTGTCTTCCTGGTGTCTGTGGCAGCCAATGTGGGCGCCGCAGCCCTGCTGACCTGGGAACGCAGGCATTTGGCCAACAAAACCATTCTGACCCTCAACCTGTTTGTGGCCGACCTGCTGTTCGTCAGTATGATCCCGCTGATAGTGGCCGTGCGGTGGACTGTGTCCTGGACGCTGGGGTTTACGGCCTGTCACATTGTGCTGTATGTGATTTGTATGAGCGGCTGTGTCACCATCACCACCCTGGCCTCCATCAGTGTGGAGAGGGTCCTGGCCATCCTTCAGCTGCAGGCCGTGCCCACCTTAAACCGCAGGATGGTGTCTGCCACCCTCTTTTTCATCTGGGCCTTCTCGGCACTCGCCTGCATTCCCCTCAGTCTGTTCTTCACTGTGATCAATGTGGATTTCCCTCGGCAG AAACGTGAACACATTTGTACTCTCAAGTGGCCTGACACAACTGCAGAGATTGTGTTTAACGTGACCTTCGTTGCCCTGTGCTTCCTTCTCCCAGGAGTCATTATTGTGGTCAGTTACAGCAAAATATTACAG ATTTATAAAAGAAGTAAACTAAGGCTCCGACACCGAGACAGCCAGCCCCAAGTTGGAGACTCTGTCGAGTACAATGTCTCCCGCAAAGATATGAGGCTCTTTCGAACCCTTCTGGTCCTTGTGCTCTCTTTCTTGATCATGTGGAGCCCCATTTTCATCACCACCTCTTTAATCCTGGCCAGGAACTTCCTGGGTCACCTAGAAGTCTCTTCTACCATGTTCTTCTGGGTGGTGACGTTCACACTGGCCAACTCAGCCCTCAATCCCATCCTCTACTCCGTCTTCCAGTTCAAGAACCGCTGCCGCAGGTTCTGCTACAGATCTGTTGTATCTCCGCTGAGAAAAGTACTCCGTGGCAGTGGTCGAACGCAAGAGATGCATCAATGA